TAAGCATACATTACGCTATTAATATCTGTAGCAAATTCTATCCAAGAACCTTTAAACGGTATTACTCTGGCAGAATATAATTTTGTACCGTTGGCATGGAAGGATTGACCAAAGAAAACTCCTGGCGAACGGTGAAGTTGCGATACAACTACACGTTCTGCACCATTGATAACAAAAGTACCACTAGGCGTCATGTATGGGATGGTACCCAAGTAAACGTCCTGCACAATCGTTTCAAAATCTTCATGTTCAGGATCTGTACAATACAGTTTCAGTCTCGCTTTAAGCGGTACACTGTAAGTAAGTCCTCTGTCAATACACTCCTCAATTGTATAGCGTGGTGGGTCAACAAAATAGTCAAGGAACTCCAATACGAACTGATTTCTTGTATCAGTAATCGGAAAGTTTTCCATGAAGGTGTTATATAGACCTTCGTTGCCTCTTTCATCTGACTTTGTTTCAAGCTGGAAAAAATCTTTAAACGATTTTACCTGAATATCTAGAAAATCTGGGTAATCAGGAATGTTTTTTGTTGAGGCAAAATTTAATCTTTCAGTCTGATTTGTTATCATCAATGGACAAAATTTTGATTAAAATAATATATATAGAAACGTATAAAATGTTATTATACGAAAAATGGTTTAGGCCTTTGAGAGTACTTCTCAAGGCCTAAACCTGGAATTTTTAACCTAGTAGGGCTTATTTAAGCTCAACTACAGCTCCGGCTTCTTCTAGAGATTTTTTAAGACCTTCAGCCTCATCTTTAGATACACCTTCTTTTACGTTTGTAGGAGCACTATCTACCATGTCTTTTGCGTCTTTAAGACCTAGACCAGTAAGCTCTTTTACAGCTTTTACTACAGCAAGTTTAGAAGCACCAGCTTCTTTAAGTACTACAGTAAATTCTGTTTGCTCCTCAGCAGCAGCACCGTCAGCACCACCTGCAGCAGGACCAGCCATAGCTACAGCAGCAGCAGCAGGCTCAATACCGTACTCATCTTTTAATATTGTAGCTAGTTCGTTAACTTCTTTTACTGTTAAGTTAACTAATTGCTCTGCGAATTCTTTTAAATCTGCCATTTTTCTATCGTTTTAAATAGTTTGTAATATATAATTTATTAAGTGCGTACACGCTAATGTATTATCCTTCTCTCTCAGATAATGTTTTTACTAATCCAGCTATAGTGCTGCCACCTGATTTAAGTGCAGATATAACGTTTTTAGCAGGCGATTGAAGTAATGTAACGATTTCTCCAATAACTTCGTCTTTAGATTTAAGCGTTACAAGAGACTCTAATTGATTATCTCCTATAAATACTGCCTCATCTATATAAGCTCCTTTTAGAAGAGGCTTATCTGACTGCTTGCGGAATTCTTTAATTACTTTTGCAGGAGCGTTACCGTTCTCAGCAATCATAATAGAAGTATTTCCTTTTAATATCGATGGTAAATCACCGTAATTATTATCAGACGACTCCATTGCTTTTTCAAGCAAGGTGTTTTTTACAACCTCAAGTTTAATACCTGCTTTAAAACAAGCTCTTCTTAAATTTGAAGTAGTCTCTGCATCAAGTCCTGAGATATCTGCAACGTATATAACGCTAGTATCAGCCAACTGCGCAGTTAAATCTTTAATAACTATTGATTTTTCTTCTCTGGTCATAATAAATATTTTTAACTACCAATTATACTCCTTTAGGATCTAGAGGAATACCAGGGCCCATAGTACTAGAAAGATAAATACTCTTAATATATGTACCTTTTGCAGCGGTTGGTTTTAGTTTTAGTAACGTTTGAATTATCTCATCTGCATTCTCAGAAATTTTATCCGCATCAAAAGATACTTTTCCGATTCCTGCATGAACAATACCTGTTTTATCAACTTTAAAGTCAATTTTACCAGCTTTAACTTCTTGTACAGCTTTTGCTACATCCATAGTAACAGTACCTGTTTTAGGGTTTGGCATTAATCCGCGAGGACCTAATACTCTACCTAGAGGACCTAGTTTACCCATAACGCTTGGCATGGTAATGATAACATCAACATCCGTCCAACCGTCTTTTATCTTTTGTAGATACTCATCTAAACCTACATAATCTGCACCAGCAGCAGTAGCTTCAGCTTCTTTATCTGGAGTTACAAGAGCAAGTACTTTTGTAGCTTTACCTGTACCGTGTGGTAGGGTAACAACTCCTCTTACCATTTGATTCGCTTTTCTTGGATCTACACCCAAACGTACAGCGATATCGATAGACTCATCAAATTTTGCAGAAGCAACTTCTTTAAGTAATGCTGATGCATCTTTTAAAGAGTATAATTTGTTCTTTTCAATTTTTGAAGTAGCCTCTTTTTGCTTTTTTGTCAATTTTGCCATTTCTTTTTTGTCTTTTTACGATTAAAAAGGAGCGTCTCCTGATACGGTTATACCCATAGATCTTGCTGTACCGGCAATCATTCTCATAGCGCTTTCAACTGTAAACGCATTCAAATCAGCCATTTTGTCTTCAGCAATGCCTTTTACTTGATCCCAAGTAACGCTTGCAACTTTTTTACGGTTTGGTTCTCCTGAACCCGACTTTAGTTTGGCAGCCTCCAGCAACTGTACCGCAGCTGGTGGTGTTTTTACAACAAAATCAAACGATTTGTCTTTATACACAGTAATTTGTACTGGTAAAACTTTGCCGGCTTTATCTTGGGTTCTAGCATTAAACTGCTTACAGAACTCCATGATATTAACTCCAGCAGCCCCCAAAGCAGGTCCAACCGGTGGCGACGGATTCGCAGCACCTCCCTTAACTTGTAGTTTAACTACTTTACTAATTTCTTTAGCCATTTCTTTAAAAGATTTAGCACATCTTCATTGGAAGCGAATGATGTGATTTATATATGTAACAAATATTATACTTTTTCTACTTGCATAAAGCTAAGTTCTAATGGTGTTTTTCTTCCAAAAATTTTCACCATAACTTCTAGCTTACGCTTTTCTTCATTCACCTTTTCAACTGTACCGTTAAATCCGTTAAACGGACCATCTACTACTTTTACAGTTTCGCCCATTGTGAATGGAATGGACATTGTATCTGTTTTAACAGATAATTCATCTACTTTTCCTAACATTCTGTTTACTTCGGATTGACGTAAAGGAACTGCATCGCCTCCCTTTGTTTCTCCCAGAAAACCAATTACTCCAGTTATAGATTTTATAATGTGAGGAATCTCGCCTGTTAAATTAGCTTCAACCATTACATAGCCTGGAAAATAAACCTTGTCCTTAACCATTTTTTTACCGTCTCTAATCTGCACTACTTTTTCTGTAGGAACAAGTACTTGAGAGATATAGTCAGACATTCCTAATCTGCTTATTTCCGTTTCTATATAGTTTTTAACTTTATTTTCCTGACCGCTTACCGCTCTAACTACATACCACTTTTTGACATTGTTATCAGCCATACAATAAAATTATTTATTTAAGTAAGTATAAATTTCTGCAACTATAACTTCGAAACCACGATCTATACCAAATGTTAGCAAAGCAAATAATATCGAAAAAATAGCCACAATAACAGTTAGGCGTTGTACTTCTGCCCACTCAGGCCAAGTTACATTAACCTTTAACTCTGTAAATGCCTCTGATATGTAATTAGTAACTTTCATTGTATTATTTTTTTGCACGGGTGGAGAGATTCGAACTCCCATCAACGGTTTTGGAGACCGGTATTCTACCCTTGAACTACACCCGTTTGTTAAAAACCAGCCGATGCCTAAACATCGGCTGGTTTTATATATTTATGCTGTCTTGAATTAATCAAGAATTTCAGTTACCTGACCAGCTCCTACTGTTCTACCACCTTCACGGATAGCGAAACGAAGACCTACGCTTAATGCGATAGTGCTTAGTAACTCTACCTCGATAGTAAGGTTGTCTCCAGGCATTACCATCTCTACTCCATCAGGAAGAGAAATAGTACCTGTTACGTCAGTTGTACGTACGTAGAACTGTGGACGGTAGTTATTATGGAATGGAGTGTGACGTCCACCTTCTTCTTTCTTAAGGATATAAACCTCTGCTTTAAATTTAGCGTGTGGTGTTACAGATCCTGGCTTAACGATAACCATACCTCTTTTGATATCTGATTTATCGATACCTCTTAGTAGGATACCTACGTTATCACCAGCTTCTCCTCTATCAAGTATTTTACGGAACATCTCAACCCCTGTAATTGTAGAAGTTAATTTCTCTGCACCCATACCAATAATCTCAACTGCATCACCTGTGTTAGCAACACCAGTTTCGATACGGCCTGTTGCTACAGTACCACGACCAGTAATTGTAAACACATCCTCTACAGGCATAAGGAATTCCTTATCAACATCACGCTTAGGAAGTTCAATCCAGTTATCTACAGCATCCATAAGCTCCATTACAGTATCAACCCATTTTTGCTCACCGTTAAGTGCACCAAGGGCTGAACCTTGAACTACAGGACCGTTATCTCCATCATACTGGTAGAAAGAAAGTAAATCTCTGATTTCCATCTCAACAAGCTCAAGAAGCTCTGCATCGTCAACCATATCTACTTTGTTCATGAATACAACAATTCTAGGTACACCTACCTGACGACCTAAAAGGATGTGCTCACGAGTTTGTGGCATAGGACCATCTGTAGCAGCAACCACAAGAATAGCTCCGTCCATCTGTGCAGCACCAGTAACCATGTTTTTTACGTAATCGGCGTGACCTGGACAGTCAACGTGAGCGTAGTGACGGTTTGCAGTTGAATACTCTACGTGAGATGTATTAATAGTAATACCTCTTTCTTTCTCCTCTGGAGCGTTATCAATTTGATCGAATGATCTTGCTTCAGAAAGACCTGCATCAGCTAATACTTTAGTAATAGCAGCAGTCAAAGTTGTTTTTCCGTGGTCAACGTGTCCAATAGTACCAATATTCAAGTGGGGTTTGGAACGATCAAAAGTTTCCTTTGCCATGATTTAATAATTTAATCTTAGTTATATAATTAGTGTTCAAATTTTTCTAAACTTGAGCCAATGACGGGATTTGAACCCGTGACCTCTTCCTTACCAAGGAAGCACTCTACCCCTGAGCTACACCGGCCTCAAAACTTTAAGCCATTACTTAAAATTGTGGGGAGAGCAGGATTCGAACCTGCGAAGACATAGTCAGCAGATTTACAGTCTGCCCTCGTTGGCCGCTTGAGTATCTCCCCTTAACCTTTACTTTACAGTTGCTTCTTTTTTTGAGAAAACATTGAGCCGATGGAGGGACTCGAACCCACGACCTGCTGATTACAAATCAGCTGCTCTAGCCAGCTGAGCTACATCGGCAACTTAAAATAAAAAAAGCCCGCTATTTCTAACGGACTGCAAATGTATATATTTTATTTTTTATTCAAAACAATTTCGATAAAATTTTTATTATTATGTACTTGCTCTCACTTTCTGCTTTCTTTTAACTAATAACCGCTGCATAGAGTCGGCAGCAAGCTCTACAGCTTCCTCAAATGTTTTGCATTGTTTTTTTACTATAAATTCATCTCCTGGAACATTAATTTTTATCTCTGCTATTTTATTTGTTTTTTCGCTAGTGTTATCTACTTTAAAAAAAACATCAGAAAAAACTACCCTGTCGTAATATTTTTCAAGCTTATCCATTCTCGCTTGTACAAAGCCAACCAGTTTTCGGTCAATACTAAAATTAACCGCATGAACATTTACTTTCATAATCAACACTTATTTATTTGGTTAAACATTTAGGTATTATTTCGGTTACGCGGATGTGCTGACCCGTACACTTTTTTAAGTTCAGCTAAACTGCTGTGTGTGTAAACTTGGGTAGAAGCCAAACTTGCGTGCCCTAATAACTCTTTTACTGAATTTAAATCTGCTCCGTTGTTAAGCAAGTGGGTTGCAAATGTGTGCCTTAGCACGTGCGGACTTTTTTTAACTTTACCAGAGATAAGACTAAAGTAACAATTTATTAACCTATAAACAAAAGATTCGCTTAATTTATTGCCTCGGTTGTTTAAAATAAGTACATCAGTAGCAGTTATGGTTTTTATTTCTTTTCTTTTTTCTAAATAGCTGGTAATAAGCTCGATGGTACAGCCTAGCAGTGGCAATATACGTTCTTTGTTTCGTTTACCCAGTACCCGGAGTGTTTTATTGGCTGCATCGTAACTACTCATTGTAAGTCCTATTAATTCTGCACGGCGCATGCCTGTGGTGTAAAAAAGCTCTACAATTAATCTGTTACGTACGCCTTCAAAATCATCGGTATATACTATCTCCTCTACAACATCTTGTAATTCTTTTTCAGAGAAAGGAACTTGTATTTTTTTTTCTGTTTTAAGTGCTTTATGTTGCTGTAGTGGGTTTACGCTTATTTGCTTGCTGCGTAACAGAAATTTATAAAATGATTTTAGTGAGGATACTTTTCTGTTTACTGATGTGTTGGAGATGCCTTGGTTTACTAAGTGCACTATCCAACTTCTTATTTGGCTGTAGTTAACGGTTTCAATTATAGCATCGGCATCGTGTTGTTGCATAAACGCTTCAAAAGCTGTAACGTCATCCGTATATGCTCTAACCGTTAGTGGAGAGTAGTTTTTCTCTTTAAGTAAATAATCTGTATGTGCTTGCTTGGAATTGATCATAAAAAAACCGTTACTAGCAAAATTAAACTTTTACTGGTAACGGTTAGAATATTAATCCGTAAAATTATGGGTTTTTAGTTTTCCTCAGCGTCTCTTAATCCTTGAATGTAAGATGCTTTTTGGATTTGTGCTCTGCGTACTACAGAAGGTTTTGTAAATTGCTGACGGCTTCTTAGCTGACGTACAACTCCTGTTTTGTCAAACTTTCTTTTATAGCGCTTTAATGCTCTATCGATATTTTCTCCGTCTTTAATTGGTATAATTAACATATATAACACCTCCTCTCGTTAAGGGTGCAAATATACAAAGTACTATTGGTATGGCAAATATTTATTTTATTTATTTTACCGACCATATTGTGTACCCATTTGGGGGTGCTTGTATTTTTACCCAAGAGCCACTTTGTGTAGTAGGCTCCCAGTTGGAATTACCCGTATAGTCTTTTATTACGGTGTTGGACCAATTGGTATCTACCCAACGCTCTTGCCATGAGCTACTGTTGTTTATGTATACTACAATTCCTGGGCTGCCATCACGGCGTGCTACATATTCGTCATTATCAGCATATAGGTAGGTTGTGCCTCCCGATGCTTTATTGTTGTGTATCCATATAAGGTTGTTTAGTTTGTCTTTATCCAACCATTCTTCGTAATCTCTATAAAATATGCATGGGTATCCTTCGTGTGTTAATATGTAGGCATATGCTAGTAGCTTGTTGTTAAATATCTCATCAGTATCATGGTTGGCTACAAAAGTTACAGCCCTGTATGCATTACGTTTTAAAAGCATGTCGCCGTTAAGCTGTGTTAAATCGTTATTGCCAAAGGCATCGCGCATTCTGTAATAACAAGCAAAATCAAAAGCACTAGCTTCTGCCTGCCCTGTCCACCAATCTAATGTAGCAGCGTTACCATCCCAATACTCCCCTACTGTAAATCCACCTACAGCATTTTTAAAGTTTTTTACTACCCATGGTTCAAAGCCTTTAACGTAATCAAAGCGCCAACCATCAAAACCCATTACGTTTTTGTAGTATTTTGCAATGGAGTTGTTATTGTTATACAACCAGTCCTGCACATATATTTTACTATGGGACAAATCGGGGAAGCCGCCAAATGCTCCAGCATCATTGGCTTGAATATCATTGGGGTGAAAATCGTTGTACGAGCGCGCAAACAATCCTGAAGCGGGTTGGTAATCTGTATAAGTATTACCTCCTGTATATGGGTTGTATTCTGATGTGCCTCCACTACAATGGTTAACTACAATATCTGCAATAACACTTATATCGTTATTATGTGCTGTGCTAATTAAAGATTGTATTTCGCTGAGCGAACCAAAGCGTGTTTCGGTATTACCCATTTGGTTGTAACTACCAAAATCGTAATAATCAAAAGGGTCGTATCCCATAGAGTATCCTCCACCAGCAGCTTTGGTAGCGGGCGGTAGCCAAATGGCATCGATTCCTGCACTTGCCCATGAGGGAACTTTTGCTGCTACGGTATTCCACCACACGCCTGAGCCAGGCACATCCCAATAGAATGCCTGCATCATTACTTTGGAGCCTGCCGAGCGGAATGCTTGCTCAGTTTGTTGTGGGGTTACTGGTACTGTAGTTTGTTGCTGGTTTTCGTAAAGCTCATCAACATCTTTACTACAACTGCATAACACTAATGCCGAGGCAAATAAGGTAAATATATATTTCATAATTAATAATTTTTAGTTGATGAAATATATAAAATAATAACACTGCTGTTACGATATTCTTACTAAGGAACTAACTATAACGTTGTAATGTTAATAACTTATATAAAAAAAGAGCAACTTAGTTAAGTTGCTCTTTTTAAAGTATTTATATTTTAAATAATATTATTTTACTATTAGTTTAGATATAACTAATTTCTGTATCTCGGTAGTACCCTCACCTATAGTACATAGTTTAGAGTCTCTGTAAAACTTCTCAACAGGATAATCTTTAGTATAACCGTAACCACCATGTATTTGTACTGCCTCGTTGGCAACACGTACACATACTTCTGACGAGTACATTTTACTCATGGCACCTGCAAGGGTAACTTTTTCTCCTTTGTTTTTAAGAAACGCTGCTTTATGCAATAATAATTCCGAAGCCTCAATCTCTGTAACCATATCGGCTAATTTAAAGCCAATACCTTGGAAGTTGCTTATAGGCTGACCAAATTGGTGTCGTTCTTTAGAGTATTTTAGTGCTGCCTCGTAAGCTCCTTTTGCTATACCTAATGATAATGCTCCGATGGAGATTCTGCCACCATCAAGTATTTTCATAGCCTGTATAAAACCATCGCCTACATTACCCAGTCTGTTAGCGTCTGGAATACGGCAGTTATCAAATATAAGTTCGGCAGTTTCGCTGGCGCGCATACCTAATTTATCTTCTTTTTTACCGCTGGTAAAACCATCCATACCCTTTTCGAATACAAAAGCAGTCATACCATGCGAATCTCCTTTTTCTCCAGTACGTGCAATTACTACGGCAATATCTCCCGATTTTGCGTGTGTAATAAAGTTTTTAGCACCATTTACTACCCAATGGTCACCATCTTTAACAGCAGTAGTATTCATACCTCCTGCATCAGAACCTGTATTGTGCTCCGTAAGCCCCCAAGCACCAATATGCTCGGCTGTTGCCAGTTTTGGTATCCATTTCTTTTTCTGTTCCTCGTTACCAAAGCTTAAAATGTGATTGGTACAAAGCGAGTTGTGTGCTGCCACAGATAATCCGATTGAGGGATCTACTTTAGAAATCTCCTCTATAATCGTAATATACTCGTGGTAACCTAAGCCCGAACCTCCGTACTCCTCAGGCACAAGAACACCCATAAAGCCCATTTCGCCAAGTTTCTTAAATAAATCTACTGGAAAATGCTGACTTTCGTCCCATTCCATAATATTCGGACGTATATGTTGTTCTGCAAAATCTCTGATTGATTGGGCAATCATTGCCTGTGTTTCACTATAATCGAAATTCATTTTTGTACTTGTTTTTTTAGAATTCCAAATATAAGGCAATTATTTTTTCTTTTTGGAGAGGAAATCCATTAATTTCTGTTAATTCTGCAATATTACTTATATGTCCCTGCTTTGTTCTTTTGGTAATTATTGCTTGGGCAATGGCATCATTAAAATAAGGAAAATTAGCTAGCGTGTGTAATGATGCTTTATTGATATTTATAGTACGAATTTTAGGTTCTCCAACAACAACAAAACGTTGTTTGAGTTCTGTTTTTGCACGATTGGATAGTTTTTCAAAATCGTCCATTTGTTCCATGCTAACATAGGCGCCCAATTGTTTACGGCGTTGGAGTATACGTTTGGAAAATGCAGCACCAATACCATGTACTGTTTTTAACTGTTTTGCACTAGCCTTGTTAATATCTATTACGCCTTGCGGGGTTTTACTTTTGTTTGCTTTGGTACGGGCATTTTTTTCCACAACCCAATCGGGAAATTTTAAATAGGGTTCAATAGTTTTTAAAAGACTATCAGATACTTGGGTTACCTCCTGAAATTCTTTGGCACTGTTTACCCACTTACCGCGAGCTCTAAATTTTCTGATACGAGATAATTCTTTTTTAGATAAACCTATCAGCTTTGCTTTAAAATCGGAGATGTAGTTGGGGTTAAAAGGGTAAATTTCAATTTCCTTATTATCCTTTCTGTGTTTAAGCCAATCGGGAAACTTTAAGTAGGGTGCTATGGTTTTTAAAAGGCTATCGGATACTTGGGTGACTTCCTGAAATTCTTCAATCGTATTTATATACTTGTTCGTTTTTCTAAACGCATGCATCCTATCTATCTCGGCAGTGCTCATACCCAATACATACCCCCTGTAATCGGTAAGGTAGTTGGGGTTAAAACGGTATATTCTGGGTTTGTATTTTGCCTTACGCTCTTTTAAAGAGTCAATACGGGTTTGTACAGCCAGCCAAGCCTTAGCTTCAGCAGATTGCGCTGCATTACTCTGCCAATTGTAGGCATTAACCACAAAATATAAGGATTGAATAATAACAATGAGTAGTAGTAATATGATGATGCCTTTACGCTGCTCTTTGGAATAATGAAAGAAAAAACGGAATGGCTGCATCGGGTGGGGTTTATAAGTCGAAAACCGACGTTCGTTTGGTATAAATCATATCTTTTAAACGTAGCCAAAATGCCAACGTGAGATATACCCCGAACCAAAGCCCTACTGTTACAAAAGAAATATAGATGAAAAACAGGCGTACGTTACTTGCGCGCATACCCAACCTATCGGCTAAGCGGGCAGAAACGTGAAAGCCGTTTCGTTCGAAAAAGTGACGTATTTTAGTTACCGAAAACATCTGTATTTTTTTGAGTACTCAAAGTTACGCATTCTTATACTTTTCGGGATATATTACTACTATTTTTTAAGGATTTCCAGCCCTATACCGCACTGCATACAGCGCTTGTGGTTGCAGTATTCGTTTTTAAGCTGTAATAGCGCTTGGCTATCATAAGCCGAAGCAACAGGTACTTTTAGCTGCTTAAACTTATCGATAATTGTATTTTTTTCTGGTGATAATGCTTTTAGGAGTGTTAACAGCTCTTCACTAATCTCCTTACCTAAACTTTTGGCATAGGCAAATTTAAAAGGTATAATGGTATTAATGATGATTAAATTGATAAACGATGTTGTTAGTGCTTTGCGTTTTTTGGGGCTTTCTTTATCAAAAGTGTAATGGGTTTCCCAATAGGGGGAAACAGCAACAGCAAATAGGTTATAAATAGCCTCGACTGATTTACAATTTATAATTTTAGAGAATACATTTTGATGCTGGTGGTACAGTTGTGCTAATTGCGATAGCCGTATGGTTGGGAAATTATCAGGACGATGCCTAAAAAATTCAGGCGTATTAACGTGTGTAGGTTGCAGCCTATGTTTATTGGTTATATAAGCATACCGTGCTGCAAGGTCCTTGGGGTAAATGTCTTCGTTATTGTTATTGAGTAGCCCTGTTTTACCAAAAAATAATGCTTCGAGGTTTTCTACCTCAAAACTCTCTTTCCGTACTATGTTAAAGGGTAGGGATTTTGCCATAGCATGAAACGAATCGCCGTTGGTATTAAGCCCAAAATTTTTGGCTAAAAAACAAAACAACACCGCTTCCCAGTCGTTACCCGTACTCGTAGCCATGCTTGCTATGGGTATGGCTTTTCGGGCTAAACGCTCAAAAAACAAACGTTCTTTCCAGTTATCGAGTACGAAAGTATTTAAATCGGTAATTTGTTTTTCGCAATAAATCCAAGTCTTTTTTGCTGTTAATGCTTGGTAGTTTTGTAGCACTTCTGTAGCAACGTAATTTTTTAAGGCTAGTACTGGTATTTCAGCACCATCTTTGCGTATTACTTCGGTATCATGTTCCCAAACTATGTGGAGTATAACATTATCATACGCCGTATCGCTTTCGTGATTGTGCAAATACCAGTCTGACGATTTTACATGTATCTCTACATTGCCCGCCCACGCTTGGTTGCCAATACGCAATTGTGCATTAAAAAAATCTGGTCCCGATTGTTGTAAATACTGCCCTGCATTTATAATTGTTAAGGGTTCGCCCTGTACAGTGACTAAATTTTGGGTGTTGAATTTTTTAAACTGCCAGATGTGATGTAGGAAGTCTTCTTTCATTTTTAGTGTTGGATTCCTGCTAAATTACTAATTTTCGGCAAACCAAGAACATTACACTTTACAAAAGTGGTTAAAACAATGCAAGCTGCCTGTAGTGGAGCATATATAGCTTGGCACAGGCGCGGGCATCCGATAGTGCTTCGTGGTGGTTTAGGGCTATACCATGGCGGTCGCTACACGCTTTTAAATTGGCTGGTTTATAGCCTTTGGCACGGTATATTCGGCAGGTGCATTCCCATTTATCGGCAATTTCGAGTTCATCGTAATACAAGCCATACCATTTCATTGTTTTCTTGAGTACGTTTCTGTCAAAAGTTTCATTGTGGGCTACAATTTTTCGTCCGTACAACCGCTTGTGTATTTCTGGATATAAATCGTCGAACATGGGTTTATCTAGTGTCTCAATAGGTTTTATACCATGTACCATTACATTTTTATACCAATACTCGTTATCGGGTGGTTGTATAAGGGTATAGTACTCCTCAGTAATAACACCATTCTCTACTGTTACTATACCAACAGCACAGGCACTCTCTGGACGCCCTGTAGCAGTTTCAAAATCTATAGCGGTGAAATTCATATCTAAAACCAAGAAAAGAGCCCTAAGGCTCTTTAAATATATAACTTTATTATTTATTGTATAGCACTAACAATATCGTGCTTTGTAATAATGTGATGTTTGTTGTTAGGCAAAGCTACTAATACCGCTTGGTTATCGTTGTTAATTAGTTTTGCTACCTCGTCTAGGCTTGTAGTGGCTTCTACTATTGGGTAAGGTTTACCCATTATATCTTTTATAGGTTTATCTGCAATTGCTTTATCGGCTACGTAACTATCAAATAGTTTTGTTTCGTTTATAGAGCCTGC
The Flavobacterium litorale genome window above contains:
- a CDS encoding PspC domain-containing protein, coding for MFSVTKIRHFFERNGFHVSARLADRLGMRASNVRLFFIYISFVTVGLWFGVYLTLAFWLRLKDMIYTKRTSVFDL
- a CDS encoding acyl-CoA dehydrogenase family protein, with amino-acid sequence MNFDYSETQAMIAQSIRDFAEQHIRPNIMEWDESQHFPVDLFKKLGEMGFMGVLVPEEYGGSGLGYHEYITIIEEISKVDPSIGLSVAAHNSLCTNHILSFGNEEQKKKWIPKLATAEHIGAWGLTEHNTGSDAGGMNTTAVKDGDHWVVNGAKNFITHAKSGDIAVVIARTGEKGDSHGMTAFVFEKGMDGFTSGKKEDKLGMRASETAELIFDNCRIPDANRLGNVGDGFIQAMKILDGGRISIGALSLGIAKGAYEAALKYSKERHQFGQPISNFQGIGFKLADMVTEIEASELLLHKAAFLKNKGEKVTLAGAMSKMYSSEVCVRVANEAVQIHGGYGYTKDYPVEKFYRDSKLCTIGEGTTEIQKLVISKLIVK
- a CDS encoding DUF2851 family protein: MKEDFLHHIWQFKKFNTQNLVTVQGEPLTIINAGQYLQQSGPDFFNAQLRIGNQAWAGNVEIHVKSSDWYLHNHESDTAYDNVILHIVWEHDTEVIRKDGAEIPVLALKNYVATEVLQNYQALTAKKTWIYCEKQITDLNTFVLDNWKERLFFERLARKAIPIASMATSTGNDWEAVLFCFLAKNFGLNTNGDSFHAMAKSLPFNIVRKESFEVENLEALFFGKTGLLNNNNEDIYPKDLAARYAYITNKHRLQPTHVNTPEFFRHRPDNFPTIRLSQLAQLYHQHQNVFSKIINCKSVEAIYNLFAVAVSPYWETHYTFDKESPKKRKALTTSFINLIIINTIIPFKFAYAKSLGKEISEELLTLLKALSPEKNTIIDKFKQLKVPVASAYDSQALLQLKNEYCNHKRCMQCGIGLEILKK
- a CDS encoding alpha-amylase, giving the protein MKYIFTLFASALVLCSCSKDVDELYENQQQTTVPVTPQQTEQAFRSAGSKVMMQAFYWDVPGSGVWWNTVAAKVPSWASAGIDAIWLPPATKAAGGGYSMGYDPFDYYDFGSYNQMGNTETRFGSLSEIQSLISTAHNNDISVIADIVVNHCSGGTSEYNPYTGGNTYTDYQPASGLFARSYNDFHPNDIQANDAGAFGGFPDLSHSKIYVQDWLYNNNNSIAKYYKNVMGFDGWRFDYVKGFEPWVVKNFKNAVGGFTVGEYWDGNAATLDWWTGQAEASAFDFACYYRMRDAFGNNDLTQLNGDMLLKRNAYRAVTFVANHDTDEIFNNKLLAYAYILTHEGYPCIFYRDYEEWLDKDKLNNLIWIHNNKASGGTTYLYADNDEYVARRDGSPGIVVYINNSSSWQERWVDTNWSNTVIKDYTGNSNWEPTTQSGSWVKIQAPPNGYTIWSVK
- a CDS encoding ComEA family DNA-binding protein — encoded protein: MQPFRFFFHYSKEQRKGIIILLLLIVIIQSLYFVVNAYNWQSNAAQSAEAKAWLAVQTRIDSLKERKAKYKPRIYRFNPNYLTDYRGYVLGMSTAEIDRMHAFRKTNKYINTIEEFQEVTQVSDSLLKTIAPYLKFPDWLKHRKDNKEIEIYPFNPNYISDFKAKLIGLSKKELSRIRKFRARGKWVNSAKEFQEVTQVSDSLLKTIEPYLKFPDWVVEKNARTKANKSKTPQGVIDINKASAKQLKTVHGIGAAFSKRILQRRKQLGAYVSMEQMDDFEKLSNRAKTELKQRFVVVGEPKIRTININKASLHTLANFPYFNDAIAQAIITKRTKQGHISNIAELTEINGFPLQKEKIIALYLEF
- a CDS encoding 3'-5' exonuclease, producing the protein MNFTAIDFETATGRPESACAVGIVTVENGVITEEYYTLIQPPDNEYWYKNVMVHGIKPIETLDKPMFDDLYPEIHKRLYGRKIVAHNETFDRNVLKKTMKWYGLYYDELEIADKWECTCRIYRAKGYKPANLKACSDRHGIALNHHEALSDARACAKLYMLHYRQLALF